One window from the genome of Drosophila albomicans strain 15112-1751.03 chromosome 2L, ASM965048v2, whole genome shotgun sequence encodes:
- the LOC117564063 gene encoding uncharacterized protein LOC117564063 produces MGGKSYYCDYCCCFMKNDLNVRKSHNAGIAHCTAKATYMRRFEHPRKILEEERMKIPCKRFFAGYCKFQALCKFGHFNPKQMQQLQKIVSKLKKKQSSKRKKMPQLKQNLPPSLQSINLTKLKQSNLESSWG; encoded by the exons atgggaggcaaaagttattattgtgattattgttgttgttttatgaaGAATGATCTCAATGTGCGCAAATCACATAATGCTGGCATCGCACACTGCACTGCAAAGGCAACTTATATGCGCCGCTTCGAGC atCCACGCAAAATATTAGAGGAGGAGCGCATGAAAATACCCTGCAAACGTTTTTTTGCCGGATACTGCAAGTTTCAGGCTCTCTGCAAATTCGGCCATTTCAATCCAAAACAGatgcaacaactacagaaaaTTG tgagtaaactaaagaaaaaacaaagttccaaaaggaaaaaaatgcCACAACTCAAACAAAATTTGCCGCCGTCActtcaatcaataaatttaaccAAGCTGAAGCAAAGCAATCTGGAGTCAAGCTGGGGTTAG
- the LOC117564062 gene encoding protein cornichon homolog 4, whose protein sequence is MFLPETAVFCITLLVYGAILLLLIYYVLTLADLECDYLNAQECCRRLNFWVIPKFGSHALLCFLLLICGHWIMFLLNLPMVVWLFYELHRQRRDSLGVYDPVDIHSRGLLKVHLRNCMIYLGYYFVMFFVGLYCLISSLIKGDPIKRHEADEIVTAF, encoded by the exons ATGTTTCTGCCCGAAACAGCTGTGTTCTGCATTACGCTGCTCGTCTATGGCGCCATTCTATTGCTATTAATTTACTAT GTGTTGACGTTGGCCGACTTGGAGTGCGACTACCTCAATGCTCAGGAATGCTGTCGTCGCTTAAACTTCTGGGTCATACCCAAATTCGGTTCTCATGCGTTGCTCTGTTTTCTGCTTTTAATTTGCGG TCACTGGATAATGTTCTTGCTCAATTTACCAATGGTCGTTTGGTTATTTTATGAGCTGCATCGCCAGCGTCGTGACAGTCTTGGCGTCTATGATCCTGTTGATATTCACAGTCGAGGACTCTTGAAGGTTCATTTGAGGAACTGCATGATCTATCTGGGATATTACTTTGTAATGTTCTTCGTGGGATTGTATTG TCTCATTTCATCGCTGATTAAAGGTGATCCCATCAAGCGGCACGAAGCGGATGAGATTGTCACCGCTTTTTAA